The following is a genomic window from Gadus morhua chromosome 23, gadMor3.0, whole genome shotgun sequence.
CTGGAGCTCCTCAAGAGGCAGAACACGGCCGTGTCGCGGCAGGACGAGACCATCTTCGCCAAGGACCTGGCCCCCTACATCCTCCACAGCCACACCCACAAGCCTTGGGACgaggccccccctccccgggaCAACCACGTGACGTCcctgcccacctcctcctcctcctcctcctcctcctcctccggctcctccggctcctcctaccCCTCTCCCCCGCGGGAGGACCTGTACCGCCCCAAGCTGGACTCCTCCTTCGCCATCGACTCCCTGCTGCACAACCTGAGGCCCGCCAGCACGGGCGAGGCCGACGGCCGGGTCCACGGCGGAgacggctgggggggggaagccaaacagccgcagcagcagcaacacctccacctccggccCTCCCCAAGGCCGCGCTACACCTCCTCCGTGCGCAGCGCCTCGGCCAGCTCGgccagccccgcctcctccctctccgaGGAGGACTGGCGCCCGCCGCCGGCCCGGGGCGGGCAgcgggcggaggcggcggcggcagcgggggTCGAGGGCGGCTCGGACGACTGCGACGACTGCCGGCCCCCGCAGCACAAGTCGGCGCGGCGGGAGGGGGCCCCGGCGCCCTGGGAGCTGCCCACCTCCTACGCCAAGTACGCCCCCCCCAACACGGTGGCCCCGCCCAGCATGCGCTTCAACGGGGGCCCGCTCATCCCTCTGCACGGGGGGATGCCGCTGTACAGCTACGGGGCCTCGCCCATGGGGCCCGGTCACTTCCTGGGACACACCTATTGGCCCATCCTGCCCAGCGGACGCATCTCCATCCAGCCCCCCGCCATCCTCATGGACCTGGACAGCATGCTGCAGTCGGTGCCCCCAAACAAGAGCGTGTTTGACGTGCTGGTGCCGGCGAGCCAGGGCCCGCACCCGCACCCGCACCCGCACCACTCGCCGCTGGGTCAGTACACGCTACAGAACGGACCTCCCCTCAACAGGTACCCCCAGTACTGACGGGCCCCGTACTCGTAGTACGCAATGCCACTCAAAGAGACGTTTTATGGACACACGATGTGATGAGTGGGGAGAGACCTTGTGTGGAGTGTTGTCGTCCGGAGAGGAGCGTGAATTACAAAAGACTTGTTCGTGTCAGTATTGGCCTGAAGAACAGCCGGGAGCCCGGTCAAGACCCCGGGAGTTCTACCCATCCCACAGTTTGCACTGAGGATGATATTTGCACTATTGTTTTTAATCTGGGTATTTTCGTATGTGAGAATGCATCTGTTTGCAACCTACCTCGATGGGTGAATGTGTAATTTCTGATCTTTCACACAGAGAAATCATAAAGAGCAGTCGTTTTATTAAATTTGGCAGAAGGAAAAGATAACTATATAAGGGTTGTTCTTTTGGTTAAATTTTGCCTTGCATGTCCAAAAAATAAAGTCGCAATCATTGGAGACACTTTATATACAATTAAATGACAATATCTACCTCAGTCTCTCGATGGAAAGGACTATGTTAGTTTGGACGATATAAACTGCAAGTTTACAATTCATGTTTTATccattcatgtattcatgtttTCCCCCATGTTTGTTCTGATCTTTTTCTTTCAAATCCTCGCACACATATCAGGCAATGCCAAGACTTGTTGGTGGTACTGCTATTTTTCTAtcccttttttttgtctttttttttatacttgacAATGAATGTTTGTACATTTATATTCGTAAAGTTTTACAGTTGTTCCACTCAGGGTTTAAAAAGTTAATTTGTGTGCCACAGCACACaaattgtaatgttaatgttCCAAAATGATACATTATCATTTGGTGGAATACATTTAAAGTGTCTTAAAAGAGTCTTAAATATTCCATGAATAAAGACTTCAAATTATCTACTGATGGTTGTACTTCCATTTCAATCAGAAAAATGGGTTAAACATAAACGAGTAAAATAAAGATGTAAGCTTTGTTTTCAtggggggccacacacacatacacacaaacacacacacacacacacacacacaggcgcgcaaaGCTGATTTACATCACCAGTTCCCCAGCCGTCAGCCCCCTGCCGTGTCCGCTGCAAAGACCCCTATCTCTTTATCAGCTGCCCCTTGCATGCCTgcactccttctccccccccccccccccccaatcccccctcATTCCtgatgggttgggggggggacaCCCTTTCACCAGAGCCGTCACcccaccctaccccccccccacatgcaATCAAGTCTCATGCATGCCTGCACATGGACCCCTGCTGAGCTCTATCTTTAAACCGGCCTTTAGTGTAAACTCAGGAATTTATATGAACTGGCTATAAGGTTTGCCGACCGATCAATATCATGATTAGAGATGACAGATAAAAAGGTTTTGAGGTTCAAACTGGGCTTTTGGCACACATAGCGATATTAGCTTGAAATGATGGATACAGGGTTATTAATAACTTTGTAAGACAGAGGGAATTAGACATCCTGTCCAAAATATTGGTGGAAGAAAGGTTCAAATCACTGGAAAAAAAACTATTTGCGCGGCCAATTTTGTAGGCTAGACCAAAACTCCCAAGCACTTGGAGAAACTgagatagggttagggctatTTTAAGTGAAATTATGCATTGATTAGATTAAGCTTGTTCTGAAAGTAATTATTTAGACTActacaaaccctctagttgccAATACAATGTCACATTTCTGCTGCTCTTATTTTAAGAGTCATAATGAATCATAATCTAAAAGGGAATCTGTTCATTTACTAactagaaaaaagaaaagtcacTCATATATTTGAAGTGGGTTTTATTTGTTTGG
Proteins encoded in this region:
- the foxh1 gene encoding forkhead box protein H1, whose amino-acid sequence is MTKQQWMEQRGLAPTAQPYLQPHRDPHLDSHSVNEYTRNYNPSHRSVGRRSTAPKHCFRGYGSSDASGKDAHRLESLGGNPEQRRSTGATATMDTTILPENCLLSGSPPYLTSQARVEVTDARREAMDVDVEKNSGCSRKKNYQRYPKPPYSYLAMISMVIQNSPEKKLTLSEILKEISTLFPFFKGNYKGWRDSVRHNLSSYDCFVKVLKDPGKPQGKGNFWAVELCRVPLELLKRQNTAVSRQDETIFAKDLAPYILHSHTHKPWDEAPPPRDNHVTSLPTSSSSSSSSSSGSSGSSYPSPPREDLYRPKLDSSFAIDSLLHNLRPASTGEADGRVHGGDGWGGEAKQPQQQQHLHLRPSPRPRYTSSVRSASASSASPASSLSEEDWRPPPARGGQRAEAAAAAGVEGGSDDCDDCRPPQHKSARREGAPAPWELPTSYAKYAPPNTVAPPSMRFNGGPLIPLHGGMPLYSYGASPMGPGHFLGHTYWPILPSGRISIQPPAILMDLDSMLQSVPPNKSVFDVLVPASQGPHPHPHPHHSPLGQYTLQNGPPLNRYPQY